The genomic DNA TGCCCGATCCCCGATCCGGGCTGTAGCGCCAGTCGTTTTTCGAGCCGCTTTAACGAGCGTTAGAGCGCTGGCTTTTGCGCGCCGACATGATCCCACAATGCCAACTCCTGCACAGAACATCGCATCTCCTCCGGCGAGCGGCGGAAACCACCCCAATGCGTGACGAGTCGATGGATGGCTGCCGCGTGCTCGTCGCCGAGGACGAGTATATGCTGGCGAGCGATCTCGCCGACGCGCTCGAACAGGCCGGCGCGCACGTGATCGGGCCCGCGCCGACCGTCGAGGACGCGCTGTCGCTGCTCGAGGACAAGCCGATCGATTTCGCGGTGCTCGACGTGAACCTCAGCGGCGATCTGGTCTATCCGCTTGCCGATGCGCTGGTCGGCCGCGGTATCTCCTTCATGTTTGCCACCGGCTATGACGCCAACGCGATCCCGTCGCGTTATGATGGCGTGCCGCGGCTCGAAAAGCCGGTCGATCCCGCGGTCGTGGTGCGTGCGGCGGCACGGTCGGTGCGCGGCGCTGTGACACTCGCGCAACCCTGATTGTCCCTGATTGACGCGAAATGCCGTTGAGGGCAGCGCAACGTCGGCAATGGTGCTAGAGGCGCACTCCGGCGGTTCTTCCGATCGCTGTCACTTCAACGGATTGCACATGGCTGGTTACAAGATTCCTGATTTCAACGAGCGCGCCGGAGCCGCGCGCGCGGCCAAGCAGGCTGCGCTCGAAAAGCTGCGCGACAAGCCCGAGCCCGATGCCGCCGCGCTGGCGGAGCGGCAGGCCGTGCGCGCCGCGCGTGATGCCGCCGCCGCCGAGCGCCGCGCCGCACGGCTTGCCGCCGAGGAAGAAGCCAAGACAGCCAAGCGCGCCGAGAAGGAGCGGCTCGAGCAGGAGCGGCTCGAGCAGGAGGAGCGCGACGCGCCGGCCGAGCCAGCGACGCCGAAGACCGCCGAGGAAATGAAGGCCGCTCGCGACGCGCGCTATGCCGCGCGCAAGGCGCGCAAGAAGTGATTCCTCGCTCGTGATTCGGCGCCCATGATCCCACGCGAAGTCATCGGCGTGGCCGAGGTGCCGGGCGGTCCGCCGCTCCGCCTCGTGCGTCACGGCGGTGACTTCATCATCATGCTCGATCGCAACGAACTGATGAGCAGCCGGATGAGCGGCTCAGAGGTGGCGCTCGGCACGATGACGCTGCAGCGGCTCGCGGCGCCTTCGCCGCGACTGCTGGTCGGCGGCTATGGCATGGGCTTCACGTTGCGGGCGGTATTGGCGAAAGTCGATGCCGATGCGCGGGTGACGGTCGCCGAACTCGTCCCCGGGGTCGTCGATTGGGCACGCGGCCCGATGCAGGCGATCGCCGACGGCTGCCTCGACGATCCACGCGTCGAGCTGCGCATCGAGGATGTCGGCGCGGTAATTGCGGCGGGGCAGGGCGCGTACGATGCGATCCTGCTCGACGTCGACAACGGCCCCGATGGCCTCACCCGCACCGGCAATGACGCGCTTTACAACCAGCGCGGCCTCGACCGTGCCCGTGCCGCGCTACGCCCGGGCGGCATTCTCGCAATATGGTCGGCCGGCGCGGATGCCGCCTTCACGCGCCGGCTGAAGCTCGCGGGCTTCGCGGTCGACGAGGTGAAGGTGCGCGCGCGCGAGAACGGCAAGGGGCCAACCCACACGATCTGGTTCGCGCGGGTCTGATTCCACCCCCGGTCATCCCGGAATTGATCCGGGATCCCGCTCCTTTGCCCCACCGCCAGAAGAAGCGGGACCCCGGATCAAGTCCGGGGCGACGGAGGCAAGTTAATCAATCCGGCTTCTTCGCCACCGCAACCAGCGCCGGGCGCAGCAACCGGTCACGGATCATCCAGCCCGATTGCATCTCCTGCACGATCGTCCCTGGCTCCTCGTCCGACGCCGTTTCAAGCATCGCCTGGTGCCGGTTCGGATCGAGCGGCTGGCCCAGCGCGTCGATCTTAGTCAGGCCGTTGCGCTCGAACACCTTGGTCAGCTCACGGCCGGTCGCCTCGAGTCCAGTCACCAGGCCTTTGAACTTGTCGTCACCGCGCAGCTCGGGGGAGATCGTCGACAGCGCGCGTTCGAGATTGTCGTTCACGCTCAGCACGTCGCGCGCGAAATTGGTGGCGGCATAAGCGCGCGCGTCGCTCGCATCCTTCTCGGCACGGCGACGCACGTTCTGGATCTCTGCCTGGGCGTACAACGTCTGCTGCTTCGCCTCGGCGAGCTGGTTCTCCAGCTCGGCGATGCGGTCATGCTCGGCGACTTCAGGGGCATCCGCTGCGGTCTCTTGGCGCAGGTCATCAGCCGGGCTGTTGGTCTCGGTCTCGCTCATCATATCCCTGTCTAAGTCGTTGTCTGTTGCTGGCAGCTCAACCCATCAGCCGGGCGAGCGTTGCGGCAGTGAAATCCACCATGGGCACGACGCGCGCGTAGTTCAACCGAGTCGGCCCGATCACGCCCACCACACCGACCACCCTTCCGTCGCTGCCGTGGAACGGCTTGGCGATCACCGACGATCCCGACAGCGCGAACAGCTTGTTCTCCGCGCCGATGAAGATCCGTGTCGCATCGCCCGCCCGCGCCGAATCGAGCAGCGCGGCGATCTCCTGCTTCCCGTCGAGATCGTCGAGCAAGTCACGCACGCGATCGAGATCGGCCGCCACTGCATCGTCGAGCAGCCGCCCCTGGCCACGCACGATCAGCACCGGCCGCCGCTCGCCATCCTCGCTCCAGATTGCCAGCCCGCGCTCCACGAGTGCCTGCGACGCAGCATCGAGCGCGGCGCGCCCCTGCGCCATCTCGCGATCGATCCGCGCGCGTGCGGCGGCCAGCGTCAGCCCGGAGAGCGTCGCCGACATGTAATTGCCCGCCTCGATCAGCGCAGACGCGCCGACACCCGGCGGCAGATCGACGACGCGATTCTCCACCCCGCCGTCTTCGCTCACCAGCACCGCGAGCGCTTGCGCGTGCGACAGCGGCACGAATCCGATCGAACGCAGCACCTGCTCGCGCTTGGGCACCATCACCAGCCCGGCGCACGCCGACAGCCCAGACAGCGCTGCGGTCGTCGCCGCCAGCGCTTCCTCGACCGGCCCGCCGCGCCCGGCGCGCGACTCGATCGTCGCGCGCTCCTCCGCCGACGGTTCGAGCGCGTGCATCATCCCGTCGACGAACAACCGGAGCCCCAAGTCGGTCGGCATCCGCCCCGCCGACGTATGCGGCGCGGCGAGCAGGCCGGCGTCCTCCAATTGCGCCAGCACGCTGCGGATCGACGCCGGGGACAGGTTCAGCCCCGCCAGCGCCAGCGTCTTCGATCCCACCGGTTGGCCGTTTTCGAGATAGCCATCGACGACGCGGCGGAAGATCTCGCGGGCGCGGTCGGAAAGCTCGGCGATCGGTGGGGATGCGTTCACCCGCCAAATCTAGGGCGCGCGCACTGGCGCGGCAATCGCCGAGCGGCTAACCGCGCCAGCAAATCAGGAGAATATGAAAATGCGTCCCAGCGGCCGTGCGCCAGATCAGATGCGCGTCATCAGCATCGAGCCGAATTTCACCCGCCACGCCGAAGGTTCGGTGCTGATCGGATTCGGCGATACGCGCGTGCTAGTCACCGCCAGCATCGAGGAGCGCGTGCCGCCGTTCCTGCGCGGCAAGGGGCAGGGCTGGGTAACCGCCGAATACGGCATGCTCCCGCGCGCGACGCACACCCGCGGCAATCGTGAAGCGGCCAAGGGCAAGCAGTCGGGCCGCACGCAGGAAATCCAGCGGCTGATCGGGCGCAGCTTGCGCGCCGTCACCGACATGGCGGCGCTTGGCGAACGCCAGATCGTGCTCGATTGTGATGTGATCCAGGCCGATGGCGGCACCCGCACCGCGTCGATCTCGGGCGCCTGGGTCGCGTTGCGGCTCGCGGTCAACGGCCTGCTTAAGGCCGGCAAGATCGAGACGGACCCGATCTCGCAGAAGGTCGCCGCGATCAGCTGCGGCATTTACCAGGGCCAGCCAGTGCTCGACCTCGACTATGTCGAGGATTCGAACGCTGACGCCGACGGCAATTTCGTGCTGCTTGAAAACGGCAACATCGCCGAGGCGCAGGCCACTGCCGAAAACGCGACCTATGACGAGGAAGCGCTGCTCCGCCTCCTCCGCCTCGCGCGGATCGGCTGCGCTGACATTTTCGCGGCGCAGGCGAGGGCGGTCGGCCAGTGAGCGGCGAGGGCGATCAACCCCAGGCGATCCGCAAGCTCGCGCCCGGAAAGCTGGTGATTGCCAGCCACAATCCGGGCAAGGTACGCGAGATCACGGCGTTGCTCGAAGGCCACGGCCTCGATGTCGTCTCGGCTGCCGAACTTGATCTGCCCGAGCCCGAGGAGACCGGCACCACCTTCGTCGCGAATGCCGAACTGAAGGCGCGCGCGGCGGCGGACCTGTCGGGGCTTCCCGCGCTCGCCGACGACAGCGGGTTGTGTGTCGAAGCGCTCGGCGGCGATCCGGGGATCTTCTCGGCGCGCTGGGCTGGGGAAAGCAAGGACTTCGGCGAAGCAATGCGCCGGATCGAAACCAAGCTCGCCGCGATTGAGGGCGCTTCGCGGACGGCGCATTTCGTCTGCGCGCTCGCACTTGCCTGGCCCGACGGCCATGTCGAATGGTTCGAAGGCCGCGTCGACGGCACGCTGGTCTCGCCACCGCGCGGCGACCGGGGCTTCGGCTATGATCCGATGTTCGTCCCCGACGGCCGCACCGAGACGTTCGGCGAAATGGACCAGGACGAAAAGCACACGATCAGCCACCGCGCGGACGCGTTCCGGCAGATGGTGGCGGCGGTGTTCTGACGGCCAAAGATGGCCGTCACCCCGGCCTCGAGCCGGGGTCCCGCTTCTTCTGCTCGTCCAGCGACGAGTTAGCGGGACCCCGGGGTCAAGCCCGGGGTGACGAAATTTGAGATGCTTGCTCGCTTTATTCGTACGTCCCTTACCCGCTCGCTCTCACCCGAACGTCAGCTCCACCATGATTTCCCCCGAGATCTCCTCCAGCGCGGCGATCACCGTGTCGCTCTCCATCTCGGCCGGCAGGCGCAACGTCGCCGTCGCGCGAAACATGCGCTGGCCGGACTCCGCGCCGCTATCCACCCGCGTGTGAAGATCGTCGATGTTCACCCCGAGGTCGGCCAGCACTGCGGTTACCTCACGCACGATCCCCGGCCGATCCTGGCCGACCAGGTCGAGCGCCAGCGTCGGCCCGGCGAACTCTTCCGGCCCGGTGGGCAGCACGCTCACCGTCAACCCCCGCATGTCGATCGCGCGCGCCGACGCCTGCAGATGCGGAACCGCATCCTCGGCCAGCTCGACCAGTACCGATCCGACATATTTCCCGCCCAGCGTCGCCAGGTGGCTCTCCAGCCAATTGCCGCCCGCCGCGAGCACCGCATCGGCCAGCGCCTGCGTCAGTCCCGGCCGGTCGCTGCCGGCGACGGTCAGGATCACCTGCGTCGTCATCTCTTCTCTCTCCCCCAACGCCAACTGGCCGATCCGATTCGTTGATCAGAACGCCCGCTCGCCTACCACGTTGCCGCTTGGGCTGTAGCGGCAGACGAGAAATCGTCGCGCGCGTTCGATGCGAATGCGCAGCCGACCCGCGTCGTCCGCCGCCAGACGATCTGCGTGTAGTGCGCCACATCCTGCCAGCGCCCTGTGCGGCTGAACATCGGCGTTGCGCCATTCACGAAATCGCGCTTCTCGGCGACCCAGTAACCGATCATCTCGTCATAGGCATAAGCGTTGCGCGTGCCGGTCCACAGGTTTTCGCCCTCGCGCGTCGGCCCGTGCGGCTGCGCAGCGTGTTCGAACCGCCCGGTGCGCGCCATTTCCCGCGCATAGCCAAGCGCCGTCGTGACGAGCGCCTCGTCCCACACCAGCGGCGGAAGGCCCACATCGGCGCGCGCGCGATCGTGCGCGGTCAGCATCGTCCGGCGCAACAGTGCCTCGCTGCGCCGCGCGGGCAGCTCGTTGACGCGCTGCTCCACCACACGGTCCGGCGGGCGTTCCGGCCCGCGCTCCACCCCCGGCGCGCAGCCGGCGAGAAGCAATGACAAGGCGATGAGGTGGCGTCGGGCGATCATCGCCGCCATATCGGCGCCGCCATGGCCTCCGACAATCCTCTCGCGCTCTACATCCACTGGCCGTTCTGCGTCTCGAAATGCCCCTATTGCGATTTCAACAGCCATGTCCGCGAGGCGGTCGATCAGCAGCGCTGGCGCGACGCGCTGCTCGCCGATCTCGCGCACGAGGCGGCGATGCTGCCCGGCCGCGAGCTCGGGTCGATCTTCTTCGGCGGCGGCACGCCCTCGCTGATGCCGCCTGCGACGGTCGCAGCGCTGATCGGCGCCGCGGCGCGGCACTGGCGCTTCGCCCGCGGGATCGAGATTACGCTGGAGGCGAACCCCTCGTCCGTCGAAGCGGCGCGCTTCGCTGATCTCGCCACCGCCGGGGTCAACCGCGTGTCGCTCGGGCTGCAGGCGCTCGACGATGTCGCGCTGCGCTTCCTCGACCGCGCGCATGACGTGAACGAAGGGCTCGCCGCTCTCGGCATCGCGCAATCCGTGTTCCCGCGCGTCAGCTTCGACCTGATCTATGCCCGCCCTAGCCAGACGCTCGCCGCCTGGGAGGCGGAGCTGACCCGCGCGCTGAGCTTCGGCACCGAACACCTCTCGCTCTACCAGCTGACGATCGAACCCGGCACGCGTTTCGCCACCGAGGCGGCAGCGGGCCGGCTCACCATCCCCGACGAGGATACCGCCGCCGACCTGTTCGAGAAGACGCGCGCGATGACCGCCGCGGCCGGCATCCCGGCCTATGAAATCAGCAACCATGCCCGCCCCGGCGCGGAGAGCCGCCACAACCTAGCATACTGGCGCTACCGCGATTACGCCGGGGTCGGCCCCGGCGCGCACGGGCGTCGGGGCGGGCTGGCGACGGTGCGGCGGCGCAAACCCGAGAACTGGCTCGCCGCGGTCGACCGTAACATGCACGGGATCGAGATCGAGGAGCCGCTCGCCCCCGGCACGCGATCGTCGGAGGCGCTGCTGATGGGGCTGCGACTGCGCGAAGGCGTCGATCTCGCCCGCGTCGCGCGGCTCGCGGGCGCCGAGATCGCCGACGTCGTCGACGAACGCGCGATCGCCCGGCTGCCCGATTTCATCCAGCGCGACGGCGATCGCCTGCGCGTTACCGACCGCGGGATGCTGCTGCTCGATGCCATCCTGCCGCAAGTGGTGAAGGACGTGGTGCCGGCATAAACTCTTCGTCACCCCGGACTTGATCCGGGGCCCCGCTCTCTAACCGGCAGAAGAAGCGGGGCCCGGGATCAAGTCCGGGGTGACGGATAATGGGCGTGACGCAAGCGAAGTCACAAACCCCACCACACCAGCACCATCAGCACCAGCGCCACCACCACGAACGCCAGATGCCCCCGCCCCGGATCACGCTCGGGTCGATCGACGAAGATCGCCGGCGCATCGGGATCGGGGATGCCGGGCGGCGGGCCGTCGAGCGGCGGTTCGCGTCTGTCGGTCATGCGATCAACTCCCCACCGTCGGCCAGCCACGCCGTCATGCGTGGTGCAGGCCGCGCTGGTCAACCGGTGACCGCGGTCGCCTCGCGCAGCCACTGGCTCACCGCCTGGATGCGCGGCGCGGTCTGGCCGTCGGCGTGCGTCACGAACCAGAAGGCGCGCGTCAGCACTAGATCGGGCAGCACCGACACGAGCGCCGCATCCTTCGCCGCGACGAAATCGGGCAAAATCCCAATGCCGGCGCCCGATCGTACCATCGCATGCTGCACGTTGATGCTGGTCGATCGCAGCCGCGCGACCAGCCCGTCGTGGACCTCCGACAGATAGTCGAGCTCGGGCGCATGAATATGTTCGGGCACGTATCCGATCAGCACATGCCGCTCGAGCGCCGCGCGATCGGCGGGCGTTCCATGCGCCGCCAGATGCGCCGGCGTTGCGTAAAGCCGCAGGCGATAGTCCGCGAGCCGTGTGGCGATCAGCTGCCGGTTGCGCGGCCGGGCGAGCATCACCGCGATATCCGCCTCGCGCTTCGACGGATCGAGGAAGCCCGACGCGGTGATCAGGTCGAGCCGAATACGCGGATGCGCCGCCTGAAACCGCGCGAGCCGCGGCGCGAGCACATGCGTCGCCAGCCCCTCCGCGACGCTCAGCCGCACATGCCCCGCCACCCCGCTGCCGCGCTCTCCTTCCGTTGCGGACAGGATCGACGCGTCGATCGTCTCGGCGTGCTGCAGCAATTGCTGCCCCGCTTCGCTCAACCGCCGTTCGCCACCGACCGTCTCGAACAGCGGCTGCCCGATGCTCGCCTCCAGCCGCTGGAGCCGACGCCCCACCGTCGTCGTATCGATCCCCAGCGCCCGCGCCGCCGCCGCGATCCGCCCGGCATGCGCGACGGCGAGGAAGATGCGCAAATCGTCCCAATTCTTCATGCGTTCACCACCTTGGTCGCTGTCCTAACCTCCGTTCGTGCTGAGGAGGTACTGAGCCGAAGGCGAAGTGCCGTCTCGAAGCAGATGGCGGGGCATGCCCTTCGAGACGGCATCTCGCTACGCTCGGCACCTCCTCAGGGAGAACGGAGGTGGCGGGGCAAGACGGGCCTGAAGCGAATGTCTTGCATTTTCGCACCCCCACCCTGCGAAATCAACCTCTTGTATGCAGAAACGCCCAGCGGCTACAAGGCGGCAACGATATTCCGGAGAGACCCATGCGCATCATCGATCACTATATCGCCGGAGCGTCCGGCGCAGCCGGCGGGCGCACCTCCGACGTATTCGATCCCAAC from Sphingomonas radiodurans includes the following:
- the rph gene encoding ribonuclease PH; translation: MRPSGRAPDQMRVISIEPNFTRHAEGSVLIGFGDTRVLVTASIEERVPPFLRGKGQGWVTAEYGMLPRATHTRGNREAAKGKQSGRTQEIQRLIGRSLRAVTDMAALGERQIVLDCDVIQADGGTRTASISGAWVALRLAVNGLLKAGKIETDPISQKVAAISCGIYQGQPVLDLDYVEDSNADADGNFVLLENGNIAEAQATAENATYDEEALLRLLRLARIGCADIFAAQARAVGQ
- the hemW gene encoding radical SAM family heme chaperone HemW is translated as MASDNPLALYIHWPFCVSKCPYCDFNSHVREAVDQQRWRDALLADLAHEAAMLPGRELGSIFFGGGTPSLMPPATVAALIGAAARHWRFARGIEITLEANPSSVEAARFADLATAGVNRVSLGLQALDDVALRFLDRAHDVNEGLAALGIAQSVFPRVSFDLIYARPSQTLAAWEAELTRALSFGTEHLSLYQLTIEPGTRFATEAAAGRLTIPDEDTAADLFEKTRAMTAAAGIPAYEISNHARPGAESRHNLAYWRYRDYAGVGPGAHGRRGGLATVRRRKPENWLAAVDRNMHGIEIEEPLAPGTRSSEALLMGLRLREGVDLARVARLAGAEIADVVDERAIARLPDFIQRDGDRLRVTDRGMLLLDAILPQVVKDVVPA
- a CDS encoding CAP domain-containing protein, whose protein sequence is MAAMIARRHLIALSLLLAGCAPGVERGPERPPDRVVEQRVNELPARRSEALLRRTMLTAHDRARADVGLPPLVWDEALVTTALGYAREMARTGRFEHAAQPHGPTREGENLWTGTRNAYAYDEMIGYWVAEKRDFVNGATPMFSRTGRWQDVAHYTQIVWRRTTRVGCAFASNARDDFSSAATAQAATW
- the hrcA gene encoding heat-inducible transcriptional repressor HrcA — protein: MNASPPIAELSDRAREIFRRVVDGYLENGQPVGSKTLALAGLNLSPASIRSVLAQLEDAGLLAAPHTSAGRMPTDLGLRLFVDGMMHALEPSAEERATIESRAGRGGPVEEALAATTAALSGLSACAGLVMVPKREQVLRSIGFVPLSHAQALAVLVSEDGGVENRVVDLPPGVGASALIEAGNYMSATLSGLTLAAARARIDREMAQGRAALDAASQALVERGLAIWSEDGERRPVLIVRGQGRLLDDAVAADLDRVRDLLDDLDGKQEIAALLDSARAGDATRIFIGAENKLFALSGSSVIAKPFHGSDGRVVGVVGVIGPTRLNYARVVPMVDFTAATLARLMG
- a CDS encoding response regulator, translated to MRDESMDGCRVLVAEDEYMLASDLADALEQAGAHVIGPAPTVEDALSLLEDKPIDFAVLDVNLSGDLVYPLADALVGRGISFMFATGYDANAIPSRYDGVPRLEKPVDPAVVVRAAARSVRGAVTLAQP
- the grpE gene encoding nucleotide exchange factor GrpE, with product MSETETNSPADDLRQETAADAPEVAEHDRIAELENQLAEAKQQTLYAQAEIQNVRRRAEKDASDARAYAATNFARDVLSVNDNLERALSTISPELRGDDKFKGLVTGLEATGRELTKVFERNGLTKIDALGQPLDPNRHQAMLETASDEEPGTIVQEMQSGWMIRDRLLRPALVAVAKKPD
- a CDS encoding spermidine synthase, producing the protein MIPREVIGVAEVPGGPPLRLVRHGGDFIIMLDRNELMSSRMSGSEVALGTMTLQRLAAPSPRLLVGGYGMGFTLRAVLAKVDADARVTVAELVPGVVDWARGPMQAIADGCLDDPRVELRIEDVGAVIAAGQGAYDAILLDVDNGPDGLTRTGNDALYNQRGLDRARAALRPGGILAIWSAGADAAFTRRLKLAGFAVDEVKVRARENGKGPTHTIWFARV
- a CDS encoding glycine cleavage system protein R, giving the protein MTTQVILTVAGSDRPGLTQALADAVLAAGGNWLESHLATLGGKYVGSVLVELAEDAVPHLQASARAIDMRGLTVSVLPTGPEEFAGPTLALDLVGQDRPGIVREVTAVLADLGVNIDDLHTRVDSGAESGQRMFRATATLRLPAEMESDTVIAALEEISGEIMVELTFG
- the rdgB gene encoding RdgB/HAM1 family non-canonical purine NTP pyrophosphatase, with translation MSGEGDQPQAIRKLAPGKLVIASHNPGKVREITALLEGHGLDVVSAAELDLPEPEETGTTFVANAELKARAAADLSGLPALADDSGLCVEALGGDPGIFSARWAGESKDFGEAMRRIETKLAAIEGASRTAHFVCALALAWPDGHVEWFEGRVDGTLVSPPRGDRGFGYDPMFVPDGRTETFGEMDQDEKHTISHRADAFRQMVAAVF
- a CDS encoding LysR substrate-binding domain-containing protein encodes the protein MKNWDDLRIFLAVAHAGRIAAAARALGIDTTTVGRRLQRLEASIGQPLFETVGGERRLSEAGQQLLQHAETIDASILSATEGERGSGVAGHVRLSVAEGLATHVLAPRLARFQAAHPRIRLDLITASGFLDPSKREADIAVMLARPRNRQLIATRLADYRLRLYATPAHLAAHGTPADRAALERHVLIGYVPEHIHAPELDYLSEVHDGLVARLRSTSINVQHAMVRSGAGIGILPDFVAAKDAALVSVLPDLVLTRAFWFVTHADGQTAPRIQAVSQWLREATAVTG
- a CDS encoding DUF6481 family protein — protein: MAGYKIPDFNERAGAARAAKQAALEKLRDKPEPDAAALAERQAVRAARDAAAAERRAARLAAEEEAKTAKRAEKERLEQERLEQEERDAPAEPATPKTAEEMKAARDARYAARKARKK